One segment of Gadus chalcogrammus isolate NIFS_2021 chromosome 8, NIFS_Gcha_1.0, whole genome shotgun sequence DNA contains the following:
- the LOC130387966 gene encoding protein FAM163B encodes MSAGTVVIAGGILAAVILLTIVAVLCICRLQYYCGKGGESEKEEEEEEEGEEQRLVDMYPPRPLALPPPPTPPIQDHYSDRTDSDIYPPTFLTEPDGPASPSPLFPPPPPPPPPPQRRQRPRGFCPSCTHRALPFHLQHSEHLCNGARGDVLYQSVQQGEPEPPFHLDAFHNKLGFWHSSSPTHSLPHSFSTDV; translated from the exons ATGTCTGCTGGCACAGTGGTCATCGCTGGAGGGATCCTGGCTGCAGTCATCCTACTTACCATCGTAGCTGTGCTGTGTATATGTAGACTGCAG TATTACTGCGGCAAGGGGGGGGAgtcagagaaggaggaggaagaggaggaggaaggggaggagcaaAGGCTGGTGGACATGTATCCGCCTCGCCCCTTGGCCCTGCCTCCACCCCCGACCCCACCCATCCAGGACCATTACAGCGACCGCACAGATTCAGACATCTACCCCCCTACGTTCCTTACCGAGCCCGACGGCCccgccagcccctccccccttttccccccaccccctccaccaccgcccccccctcaGAGGAGGCAGCGCCCGCGCGGCTTCTGCCCGTCGTGCACTCACCGGGCGCTGCCCTTCCACCTCCAGCATTCAGAGCACCTGTGCAACGGGGCCCGCGGGGATGTGCTCTACCAAAGCGTCCAGCAGGGGGAGCCAGAGCCGCCCTTTCACCTGGATGCCTTCCACAACAAACTGGGCTTCTGGCACTCCAGCAGCCCCACCCACTCGCTCCCTCACAGCTTCAGCACCGACGTCTGA